A stretch of the Candidatus Auribacterota bacterium genome encodes the following:
- a CDS encoding DUF167 domain-containing protein codes for MTNDKNNSFEGRQNPIEIREQDGTLRMRVKVQPKASADAIVGEHAGALKIRVAAAPEDGKANRAAVKFLAGKLGLRRSDITIISGEHSRDKLFAIQGLTKGEILHRLQSLQTTLE; via the coding sequence ATGACAAATGACAAAAATAACTCCTTCGAAGGCAGGCAAAACCCGATAGAGATAAGAGAACAGGACGGGACCCTCCGCATGAGGGTGAAGGTGCAGCCGAAAGCCTCGGCAGATGCGATCGTGGGGGAACACGCGGGAGCATTGAAAATCAGAGTGGCGGCAGCGCCGGAGGATGGCAAAGCCAACCGGGCCGCGGTAAAGTTCCTCGCCGGCAAGCTCGGCCTGAGGAGATCTGATATTACCATTATTTCCGGGGAACACTCGAGGGACAAGCTGTTCGCCATACAAGGACTGACGAAGGGCGAGATATTGCATCGGCTCCAATCCCTGCAAACTACACTGGAATAG
- the proC gene encoding pyrroline-5-carboxylate reductase: MARAFDKKIGFIGGGNMAEAFIHGLLNAGLCLASDICVSDLKKERLEHLRNTFGVSAAGANAVCVDSSNLIVIAVKPQNMSDVLAELSAVETGGKLVLSIAAGITIAKIETALRREVAVIRIMPNTPALIGEGISLWARGSYVKDEDVEHVKFILKALGKEIEVKEELMDAATALSGSGPAYVYYFLEAMAMAGEQLGFLPAQALAIAIQTMIGAIRLAETSRQAPEELRKRVTSPGGTTAAAIKVLEERKVKKAIVDAIKTACERAEELSRGG; the protein is encoded by the coding sequence ATGGCGCGTGCATTCGATAAGAAGATAGGGTTTATAGGCGGCGGCAATATGGCCGAGGCGTTCATCCACGGTCTCCTCAACGCCGGGTTGTGTCTCGCCTCGGACATATGCGTGAGCGACCTGAAAAAAGAACGGCTTGAGCATCTGCGAAATACCTTTGGCGTCAGCGCGGCGGGGGCGAACGCTGTCTGTGTGGATTCGAGCAACCTGATAGTTATCGCGGTGAAGCCGCAGAACATGTCCGACGTGCTTGCCGAGCTCTCCGCCGTGGAGACCGGTGGGAAGCTGGTGCTCTCCATCGCCGCGGGGATCACCATCGCGAAGATCGAAACGGCGCTCCGCAGGGAGGTGGCGGTGATCAGAATCATGCCGAACACGCCCGCGCTGATCGGGGAGGGTATCTCGCTCTGGGCGCGTGGAAGCTATGTGAAGGATGAGGACGTCGAGCATGTAAAATTTATCCTCAAGGCCCTGGGAAAAGAGATCGAGGTCAAGGAGGAGCTGATGGACGCGGCCACCGCCCTCTCCGGGAGCGGACCCGCCTACGTATATTATTTCCTTGAAGCCATGGCGATGGCGGGAGAGCAACTCGGTTTCCTGCCCGCGCAGGCATTGGCGATTGCTATCCAGACAATGATTGGCGCCATCAGGCTCGCCGAGACCTCCCGCCAGGCGCCTGAAGAACTGCGCAAGAGGGTGACCTCACCCGGCGGGACAACAGCGGCGGCGATAAAGGTTCTGGAGGAACGAAAGGTCAAAAAAGCGATTGTGGATGCGATCAAAACGGCGTGCGAACGGGCGGAGGAGTTGAGCCGTGGAGGATAG